A part of Botrytis cinerea B05.10 chromosome 2, complete sequence genomic DNA contains:
- the Bcths1 gene encoding Bcths1, whose amino-acid sequence MEQAKEAVEKVAEGVKNVAIGEKKPKAPKAPKPKKEKGGDSGVDAGPLELNPTPEFIAHRIAVFDKLKAKYDAEIAAKPRDPITITLADGSVKEGIAWETTPAQIAEGISKSLLKRTVVAKLNGDSEQLWDLERPLEKDCTLELLPFENEEGRRVFWHSSAHILGEASERRFGCSLCIGPPIDNGFYYEMGLPNQGTVTDADWKPLETLVGQIVKEKQKFERLVLSKDDLLEMFKDNKYKQHIIKDKIADGTNTTVYRNGPLIDLCRGPHVPNTGRIETFAIMKNSASYFLGNKENDSLQRIYGVSFPDKKQMAEHKKFLEEAAKRDHRKLGKDQELFFFHEMSPGSAMWLPHGARIYNTIMSFLREQYWTRGYEEVITPNMYNSELWKTSGHWAYYKDDMFTFPVEKDTFALKPMNCPGHCLMFGHRERSHRELPWRVADFGVLHRNEASGALTGLTRVRRFQQDDAHIFCREDQIKDEITGLFDFLKAIYGLLGFTFKLNLSTRPEKYLGKLETWDMAEEKLRSALDEFAATDGGVPWVLNEGDGAFYGPKIDITICDVLKREWQCATIQLDFQLPQNFGLEYNTGDVPTKKDEEAVKEPVVKPKKTTEPEDPNAPPKERVYKPLTPGCARPVMIHRAMAGSIERFTAILIEHFAGKWPFWLSPRQILVIPVGVGYFEYAKEVQSIFHKQQMFIDVDLSGNTLQKKIRTGQLAQYNFIFVVGDTEMKGREVNVRNRDDTSSQDRGKPVSLQEAIEKLTALRDERRSDNPFPGEAKPVEAAAAPAA is encoded by the exons ATGGAACAGGCAAAGGAGGCAGTTGAGAAGGTGGCAGAGGGTGTCAAAAATGTTGCcattggagagaagaaaccaaaagCACCCAAAGCACCAAAGCCtaagaaggaaaagggagGGGATAGTGGGGTCGATGCCGGACCTTTAGAACTCAACCCAACGCCAGAATTTATTGCCCATCGCATAGCAGTTTTCGACAAGTTGAAGGCAAAATACGATGCGGAGATTGCTGCAAAGCCAAGAGATCCCATCACCATTACTCTCGCGGACGGATCTGTTAAGGAGGGTATTGCTTGGGAGACCACACCCGCCCAAATCGCCGAGGGAATCTCGAAGAGTCTCCTCAAGCGCACCGTTGTTGCGAAATTGAATGGAGATTCTGAGCAATTGTGGGACTTGGAGCGACCCTTAGAGAAGGATTGCACACTTGAACTGCTCCCTTTCGAAAACGAGGAGGGCAGGAGAGTCTTCTGGCATTCTAGTGCTCATATCTTGGGCGAAGCATCAGAAAGACGATTTGGTTGCAGTTTGTGTATCGGCCCCCCAATCGACAATGGTTTCTATTACGAGATGGGTCTGCCAAATCAAGGAACAGTCACTGACGCAGACTGGAAGCCCTTGGAGACATTGGTCGGTCAAATTGTCAAGGAGAAGCAAAAGTTCGAGAGACTAGTTCTTTCTAAAGATGATCTTCTGGAGATGTTCAAAGACAACAAATACAAGCAACACATTATCAAGGACAAGATCGCTGATGGAACCAACACCACTGTTTACCGTAATGGACCTCTTATCGATTTATGTCGAGGCCCTCACGTCCCCAACACTGGCAGAATCGAGACATTTGCTATCATGAAGAACTCAGCATCTTACTTCCTCGGAAATAAGGAGAACGACTCTTTGCAAAGAATTTATGGTGTTTCATTCCCAGATAAAAAGCAAATGGCCGAGCACAAGAAATTCCTCGAAGAGGCCGCAAAGCGTGATCACCGAAAACTTGGTAAGGATCAAGaattattcttcttccacgaAATGTCACCTGGGTCTGCCATGTGGTTGCCCCATGGTGCTCGTATCTACAACACAATTATGTCATTCTTGAGAGAGCAATACTGGACCCGCGGCTATGAAGAGGTTATTACACCAAATATGTATAACTCCGAGCTCTGGAAAACCTCCGGTCACTGGGCGTATTACAAGGATGACATGTTCACATTCCCTGTCGAGAAGGATACTTTTGCTTTGAAGCCCATGAACTGCCCTGGCCATTGCTTGATGTTTGGTCATCGCGAGCGCAGTCACAGAGAATTGCCTTGGCGAGTTGCTGACTTCGGTGTTCTTCATCGTAATGAAGCTTCGGGTGCTTTGACTGGTTTGACTAGAGTCAGAAGATTCCAGCAAGACGACGCCCACATCTTTTGTAGGGAAGACCAGATCAAGGATGAAATTACTGGTTTGTTCGACTTCCTCAAGGCTATTTACGGTCTTTTGGGTTTCACCTTCAAGCTGAACCTCTCTACTCGTCCAGAGAAGTACTTGGGTAAACTCGAGACTTGGGATATGGCAGAGGAGAAACTCCGATCTGCTTTGGACGAATTTGCGGCAACTGATGGTGGAGTACCATGGGTACTCAACGAGGGCGATGGTGCTTTCTATGGCccaaagattgatatcaCTATTTGCGATGTCCTCAAGAGAGAATGGCAATGCGCTACAATCCAACTTGATTTCCAGTTACCTCAAAACTTTGGACTTGAATACAATACCGGTGATGTGCCAACTaagaaggatgaagaagccGTCAAAGAGCCCGTCGTCAAGCCAAAGAAGACCACCGAACCAGAGGATCCAAATGCCCCACCAAAGGAAAGAGTGTACAAGCCACTTACCCCTGGATGCGCCAGACCAGTTATGATTCACCGAGCTATGGCAGGTAGTATCGAACGTTTCACTGCTATCTTGATTGAGCATTTCGCTGGTAAATGGCCTTTCTGGTTGAGTCCTCGACAAATTCTCGTTATTCCAGTCGGAGTTGGTTACTTTGAATATGCCAAGGAAGTGCAATCCATCTTCCACAAACAACAAATGTTCATTGATGTTGACCTAAGTGGCAACACTCTTCAAAAGAAGATCCGTACAGGTCAATTGGCACAATATAACTTTATCTTTG TTGTCGGCGACACCGAAATGAAGGGACGTGAAGTCAATGTTAGAAATCGTGATGACACCTCGAGTCAAGATCGAGGAAAGCCTGTTTCATTGCAAGAAGCAATTGAGAAGCTCACAGCACTTCGTGATGAGCGAAGGTCGGATAATCCTTTCCCAGGTGAAGCGAAGCCTGTCGAGGCAGCTGCGGCTCCTGCTGCTTAA
- the Bcjem1 gene encoding Bcjem1, whose product MIVKVKLSVLAFAATLLSSHSLVSALSANDIPSDTPISSLLASANAHLAKGETNDALTYYDIAIARDPSNYLSHFRRGAAYLSLGRMAQAAQDFDKVLTIKPGHEPALSQRAKIRAKNGDWENAKQDYLSLGASHGAEEELANLVEAQGAASLAMDAEKDQNWEECVTQAGAAIMVASKVVSLRKTRAHCRFERGEVQEGMSDLKHVLQMQPGLTDPHLRISTINFYGLGELEQGMDQLRKCLHSDPDSKSCKKMYRREKTIDKTLAQVRKYYEKHQYASGVKLLVPSGEEVGLVQEIKDDIKEYREASIIPEHAPNHLLTQVVEMVCQAYHETKNTKKATTYCDEALSLNENSLYGLLHKAQKHMEAENYEAAISTLNTAKENHPEAQQIGGLLQKAQVELKRSKTKDYYKVLGVPKDADELQIKSAYRKSVRINHPDKAHKQGISKEEAEKKMAAINEAYEVLSDPELKARFDQGDDPNDHEQQRGHPFQQGNPFGGGGFPFQQSGGHHHGGGQQFNFKFGQGGFNFG is encoded by the exons ATGATTGTGAAAGTAAAGTTGTCGGTCCTTGCCTTTGCCGCAACTCTCTTATCATCACACTCTTTGGTCTCGGCCCTTTCTGCAAATGATATTCCCTCTGATACCCCCATTTCATCTTTATTGGCATCTGCCAACGCGCATCTGGCAAAAGGCGAAACGAACGATGCCTTGACTTATTACGATATTGCTATCGCCCGCGATCCATCGAACTATCTCAGTCATTTCCGTCGCGGGGCTGCCTATCTTTCCCTTGGTCGAATGGCTCAGGCTGCCCAAGACTTTGATAAGGTATTGACAATCAAACCAGGCCATGAACCGGCATTGTCACAAAGGGCGAAGATCAGAGCAAAGaatggagattgggaaaACGCCAAACAAGATTACCTCTCCCTCGGCGCATCTCATGGGGCCGAAGAAGAACTCGCGAATTTAGTAGAGGCCCAAGGTGCAGCTAGTTTGGCAATGGATGCAGAGAAAGATCAGAATTGGGAAGAATGTGTGACACAAGCCGGAGCTGCAATCATGGTTGCCTCCAAGGTAGTATCACTCCGCAAAACCAGAGCTCATTGTCGATTTGAACGCGGCGAAGTCCAAGAAGGAATGAGTGATCTCAAACACGTTCTCCAAATGCAACCAGGACTTACAGATCCCCATCTCCGGATCTCTACAATCAACTTTTATGGCTTGGGGGAATTGGAGCAGGGTATGGACCAATTGAGGAAGTGCTTGCATTCAGATCCAGATTCGAAGAGTTGTAAAAAAATGTACAGGAGAGAGAAGACCATCGACAAAACCTTAGCCCAGGTTCGCAAATATTACGAAAAACATCAATATGCGAGCGGAGTGAAACTTCTCGTTCCATCCGGAGAGGAGGTTGGGTTGGTTCAAGAGATAAAGGATGATATCAAGGAATACCGAGAGGCTAGCATAATCCCCGAGCATGCGCCAAATCATCTGCTCACTCAAGTTGTCGAAATGGTTTGCCAGGCTTATCACGAG ACCAAAAATACTAAGAAGGCCACTACTTACTGTGATGAAGCTCTTTCACTCAACGAAAACTCCCTTTATGGACTACTTCACAAAGCCCAGAAACATATGGAAGCAGAGAACTACGAAGCTGCTATATCCACCCTCAACACTGCAAAGGAAAACCACCCTGAAGCGCAGCAGATTGGGGGACTCTTGCAAAAAGCTCAAGTAGAATTGAAGCGAAGCAAAACGAAAGATTATTACAAGGTTCTAGGGGTTCCTAAGGATGCGGACGAGCTTCAGATCAAATCAGCATACAGAAAATCGGTCAGAATAAATCATCCAGATAAGGCCCACAAACAAGGAATTAGCAAGGAAGAggcagaaaagaagatggcaGCCATTAATGAAGCATATGAAGTACTGAGTGATCCTGAATTGAAGGCTCGCTTCGACCAAGGAGATGATCCAAATGACCACGAGCAACAAAGAGGACATCCATTCCAACAGGGTAACCCAttcggtggtggtggattcCCTTTCCAACAAAGCGGTGGACATCACCATGGTGGTGGACAACAATTTAATTTCAAGTTCGGTCAAGGGGGATTCAATTTCGGTTAA
- the Bcldb17 gene encoding Bcldb17: MDGFEVAYTLDNEQQFWDEIDDIVSSTCASHQLIDNALRSYLKFTTNFKDEYLQSEFEVAKCLHKLMQSELFAANKDYVRTQIVYSLMQEDVPATLHVLTSFLLFDGRNNETTFEMMNKEGCFPRLLELVKKGNREDPTLHRLLLELLYEMSRMQRLSFEDLGQVDDEFIICLFEIIEELSDDVNDPYHYPVIRVLLVLNEQYMVASTSTTDPSHSLTNRVVKILSHKGSSYMTFGENIILLLNRETETSLQLLILKLLYLLFTTKATYEYFYTNDLRVLLDVIIRNLLDLPNEFVSLRHTYLRVLYPLLAHTQLQQPPHYKKHEVVKVLSILGGSGNAHWEPADETTIRLVERVAKVPWLRDDDISEGEVARKLLGISLSPSHTGSSISVSDVAAVREKPGVQTPSRKAESENAAHDHNTPVVVPSDEIPKKKRALPPLPPAVRAITAQKKVPPMTPPRRRTKLKAMTTQPPEATGVE, translated from the exons ATGGACGGATTCGAGGTCGCATACACTTTAGACAACGAACAACAATTCTGGGATG AGATCGATGACATCGTTTCTTCGACATGTGCGTCGCAtcaattaattgataatGCGCTGCGATCCTACTTAAAATTTACAACCAACTTCAAAGACGAATATCTGCAATCAGAGTTCGAAGTTGCAAAATGTTTACACAAACTGATGCAGAGCGAGCTATTCGCAGCGAATAAGGACTATGTGAGGACCCAGATCGTCTATAGTCTCATGCAGGAGGACGTACCTGCTACGCTGCATGTGTTAACGAGCTTTCTGCTATTTGATGGGCGCAATAATGAGACAACTTTCGAGATGATGAATAAGGAGGGATGTTTTCCAAGGTTATTGGAGTTGGTCAAGAAAGGGAATAGGGAAGATCCAACTTTACATAGACTACTGCTGGAACTTTTATATGAGATGTCAAGGATGCAAAGGCTTAGTTTCGAGGACTTGGGGCAGGTAGATGATGAATTCATCATATGTCTCTTTGAGATAATCGAAGAGCTATCGGATGATGTTAATGATCCTTACCATTATCCTGTTATTCGAGTTTTA TTAGTTTTAAATGAGCAGTATATGGTTGCTTCCACATCAACAACGGATCCTTCACATTCTCTAACAAATCGAGTTGTTAAAATTCTCAGCCACAAAGGGTCATCATATATGACCTTTGGAGAGAACATCATTCTTCTACTAAACCGCGAGACTGAAACCTCTCTACAACTTCTGATCCTCaagcttttatatttattgtttaCTACAAAAGCTACCTACGAATACTTTTACACTAATGATCTTCGCGTCCTACTGGATGTCATAATTCGTAACCTTCTCGATCTCCCTAATGAGTTTGTCTCCCTCCGTCACACATACCTTCGAGTTCTTTACCCATTACTTGCACATACACAATTGCAGCAACCACCACATTACAAGAAACACGAAGTAGTGAAAGTTCTAAGCATACTCGGTGGATCGGGTAATGCACATTGGGAACCAGCAGACGAAACAACCATACGACTTGTCGAGCGAGTAGCCAAAGTTCCCTGGCTCCGGGATGACGACATCAGCGAAGGGGAAGTAGCGCGGAAACTCCTCGGTATAAGCCTCTCGCCGTCGCATACCGGTAGCTCGATAAGTGTTTCGGATGTAGCTGCCGTTAGAGAAAAGCCTGGTGTTCAAACACCTAGTCGGAAAGCAGAAAGTGAAAACGCTGCACATGATCACAATACGCCTGTGGTGGTGCCCTCGGATGAAATTCCAAAGAAAAAACGCGCGCTGCCACCGCTCCCACCGGCGGTTAGAGCAATCACTGCTCAGAAAAAAGTACCACCGATGACGCCACCGAGGAGGAGAACGAAACTTAAGGCTATGACCACTCAACCACCTGAGGCGACGGGTGTTGAGTGA
- the Bcbck1 gene encoding Bcbck1, whose protein sequence is MSQRPQSSSTRSNTSFLDPSRAVQASPRNKPSSNELTIPESNLLLNNVPTYAVSSSASLLIPTAYGTGSSYPTIVASSSPSRPRAHSAATNPQPPSLYSPATHSRHSTRSGSDISMSYQPGRYQSAGDQRQYGLPPPPPMSPPSQPHMNQLNLNNIPPPPPRNNIPPPPPIVSNNWQQPQQTWLVNNNRPFPGPPANPPNTSQYHAYNPGQHHQPAPLSIGQSQSNSEQMSATYIPRGESFGPGVGIPGLGWSSQENYRDSADFSAVSDSSRGTPLDESNYYKDRSYPSQTPQRFNNIHLPEYDSPGPPTATIANPQLSSATNRGLTATSNNSHLHASGNNSNTPISPNDAGSQWSMNRVLLWLANNHFSNDWQETFKALNIYGSVFLELGSVHGGRGNFGMMHQQVYPRLAKECSSSGTGWDQAREREEGKRMRRLIKAIVTGKSLEGTKSSQIRRQSSAANLILARPSTESSLDNLSYHGRGNGASISTPNTANDDDNSPGKQMSTSSGQVVGTRRHSGRSTTMPILSNINTAEDSDFNNSRSAHRNVLKNIDSDGARRHSPSASNELNEGSFKPQPLRLDGSPKSGSPAGTFATLHTPVGQNLSASPRSAVFGHRSSNSTDSISSSQAIYGSGVPPGASQALRGGMGGAVGEVSLVRNQDTRRHGVDVSRPSPLDGERSASSEQPTSARESKGFLSHFKGKKRRGKEDGLAPSPDDQNLDSPTSPSLGFKAAPFLGNGRISNSSETSLDRPLSTFSASEYDKFAHGKGYRGVRSTGRNFVLATTDGWNFRLCDVTEIDNAQDLKATICSNLGVLDSDFTHFYLTELGKMEHEEALDDNKLLFCKRHKADQSGNLKFFVRGATNSAISLPASQSAGHGMNFTTKLSGLSPILPPTAPLDEEAYALLNGNRRRSSSSPPTSRQNTVKGGTAPHKDKPAPTTETPDALRERLMAYRASHLGEREIPEADRQAFIAMASAEHKAEMDRRQKEYLAKKKANKGTPTSADGALGIVGRNVDFDQPRLSPFEDKKPDNLFPQRKAPPIPGESATLIKANSLSKKSGNQARLSYESVESESKRSSGGDSSEGSNTKRKPVPASPVNPGGIGAALFVMGKGFSSLGYPTSAVSPAKKSPPINTSENYGKNAMSTVDHGTTGSGRSSPKSSGTPGSVTWGRGDTSFIIPDYAGEEESLSASIAMSLKDSSNAAIARMKEEEILRGPSPRAISPNSAQMSELTTPGNRKSYGPNLDFTEASVVFDKPPQQVEQEDSDSDSDSGLFSIPIQKTQKAKEGASGDDSSGISKRPSLTVKTSRAKKGLSVSWGSPQQDSSSSSSLPKPPDFENQRRDENERTIEETEEEKQAKVLRRRSFARTDTWAPRPPEENILLNLEDFFPNLNVDEPVMDEGVGGSPPVSPIAEQDTVDSAATTTPSMSSLSVTGSSMLSTPRTSMYGDGDTLGSDESTLKALERPGSMQSVAQRNIRRSGGLGRMKSIREVARGAHEANKRYTSATVAPQKGDKTSSMIQRRKSTKMFGANIVQIKPQRGSLLIPQVPQDTIPKRQATFRWFKGQLIGKGTYGRVYLGMNATTGEFLAVKQVEVNSKAAGNDKEKIREMVAALDQEIDTMQHLDHANIVQYLGCERGEMSISIFLEYISGGSVGGCLRKHGRFEETVVSSLTRQTLDGLAYLHREGILHRDLKADNILLDVDGTCKISDFGISKKSDNIYGNDASNNMQGSVFWMAPEVVRSQGEGYSAKVDIWSLGCVVLEMLGGKRPWAKEETVGAIYKLGSLSEAPPIPDDVAQAISPGTLGFMMDCWTIIPSERPTAETLLTQHPFCELDTHYNFLDTELYAKIRGTY, encoded by the exons ATGAGCCAGCGTCCCCAAAGCTCTTCCACAAGATCAAATACAAGCTTTTTAGACCCAAGTCGTGCTGTGCAGGCCTCACCTCGAAACAAACCTTCGAGCAACGAGCTTACAATCCCTGAAAGCAATTTACTTCTCAACAACGTTCCGACTTACGCGGTGAGTAGCTCTGCAAGTCTACTTATTCCTACCGCCTACGGAACAGGTTCATCTTATCCTACAATTGTTGCGTCGAGCTCCCCATCGCGACCCAGAGCTCATTCTGCGGCGACCAACCCGCAACCCCCTTCTCTGTATTCGCCCGCTACCCATTCTCGTCATTCTACACGGTCTGGTTCGGATATCTCAATGTCGTATCAACCGGGAAGATATCAGTCGGCCGGCGACCAAAGGCAATATGGGCtccctccaccacctcccaTGTCCCCGCCATCTCAACCGCATATGAACCAGCTGAACTTGAACAATATACCTCCACCACCGCCTCGAAATAACatacctccacctccacccaTAGTTTCGAATAACTGGCAACAGCCACAGCAAACTTGGCTGGTCAATAATAATAGACCATTTCCTGGGCCACCGGCTAATCCTCCAAACACAAGCCAATACCACGCCTACAATCCTGGCCAGCACCACCAGCCTGCGCCTTTATCGATAGGTCAGTCTCAATCGAATAGTGAGCAAATGTCAGCAACATATATACCGCGCGGAGAATCATTTGGACCCGGTGTTGGGATACCTGGCTTAGGATGGAGCAGTCAAGAGAACTATAGGGATAGTGCGGACTTTTCTGCCGTGTCGGACAGCTCAAGGGGAACACCATTAGATGAGAGCAATTATTACAAGGATCGATCATATCCATCGCAGACACCTCAACGGTTCAATAACATTCACCTCCCGGAGTATGATTCCCCAGGCCCCCCTACAGCAACTATAGCGAATCCACAATTGTCCTCGGCCACCAATAGAGGCTTGACAGCAACGTCAAACAATTCACATCTACATGCGTCCGGTAATAATTCGAACACGCCAATCTCACCGAACGACGCGGGTTCTCAATGGTCCATGAATCGCGTTTTGTTATGGCTGGCTAATAATCACTTTTCTAATGATTGGCAGGAAACTTTTAAAGCATTGAATATATATGGCTCTGTATTCCTCGAACTTGGCAGTGTTCATGGTGGTAGAGGTAACTTTGGAATGATGCATCAGCAAGTATATCCACGGCTAGCAAAAGAGTGCTCCAGTAGTGGAACTGGCTGGGATCAAGCTAGGGAGcgtgaagaaggaaaaaggatGCGACGTCTGATCAAGGCTATTGTGACTGGGAAAAGTCTAGAAGGCACCAAGTCGTCACAAATTCGGCGGCAATCATCCGCAGCTAATCTTATTCTTGCAAGGCCCAGTACAGAGAGCAGTCTGGATAATTTGTCTTATCATGGCCGTGGAAATGGAGCTTCTATATCTACACCAAACACAGCCAATGACGATGATAATAGTCCTGGGAAACAAATGTCTACAAGCTCTGGTCAAGTTGTAGGAACGAGAAGACATTCGGGAAGAAGTACTACTATGCCTATTTTGAGCAATATCAATACTGCAGAAGACAGCGATTTTAATAATAGCCGAAGTGCTCATCGAAATGTtctaaaaaatattgatagtgATGGCGCCCGGCGTCATAGTCCAAGCGCTAGTAATGAACTCAACGAAGGAAGTTTCAAGCCACAACCTCTGCGCCTGGATGGGAGTCCGAAGAGCGGTAGCCCTGCTGGGACATTTGCAACGCTTCACACACCGGTAGGGCAAAATCTATCAGCTTCGCCTCGTAGTGCTGTATTTGGCCATCGATCAAGCAATAGCACCGATTCTATATCTTCTAGCCAGGCGATTTACGGATCCGGAGTGCCGCCGGGTGCTAGCCAAGCACTCAGAGGTGGAATGGGAGGGGCTGTAGGTGAAGTCAGCCTTGTAAGAAACCAAGATACTCGAAGACATGGTGTTGACGTATCACGCCCTTCTCCCTTGGATGGTGAGCGTTCCGCAAGCTCAGAACAACCCACATCCGCAAGAGAATCGAAAGGGTTTCTCAGTCATTTTAAAGGGAAAAAGCgacgaggaaaagaagatggcCTAGCCCCATCGCCCGACGACCAGAATCTTGATTCCCCTACTAGCCCATCCCTTGGATTTAAAGCTGCACCTTTCTTGGGCAATGGCAGGATTAGCAACTCTAGCGAAACTTCATTGGACCGACCTTTGTCCACATTTTCCGCGTCAGAATATGATAAATTCGCTCATGGAAAGGGATATCGCGGGGTGCGATCTACGGGGAGGAATTTTGTCTTGGCTACTACGGACGGGTGGAATTTTCGTCTCTGTGATGTCACTGAAATTGATAATGCGCAAGATCTTAAGGCTACGATATGTTCTAATTTAGGCGTTCTTGACTCAGACTTCACCCATTTTTATCTTACAGAGTTAGGGAAAATGGAGCACGAAGAAGCATTAGATGATAATAAACTTCTCTTTTGCAAAAGGCACAAAGCCGATCAGTCTGGTAACCTCAAATTTTTTGTTAGAGGAGCAACAAACTCTGCAATATCACTGCCTGCCTCGCAATCCGCAGGTCACGGCATGAACTTTACGACAAAACTAAGTGGACTTTCTCCTATTTTACCCCCAACTGCGCCTCTCGATGAAGAGGCTTATGCCCTTTTAAATGGAAACAGAAGACGATCCAGCTCATCGCCGCCCACATCACGCCAAAATACGGTCAAGGGGGGTACTGCACCACACAAAGACAAGCCTGCACCCACAACTGAAACACCAGACGCACTACGTGAGCGCCTAATGGCGTATAGAGCATCACACTtgggggagagagaaatacCAGAAGCGGATAGACAAGCGTTTATAGCAATGGCATCAGCAGAACACAAAGCTGAGATGGACCGAAGACAGAAAGAGTATCTGgcgaaaaagaaagcaaataAAGGTACACCAACTTCCGCGGATGGTGCTTTGGGTATTGTTGGTCGCAATGTTGATTTCGACCAACCGAGACTCTCGCCTTTTGAAGATAAGAAGCCGGATAATCTCTTTCCTCAAAGGAAAGCCCCACCAATCCCTGGAGAGTCAGCTACTTTGATCAAAGCCAATTCCTTGAGCAAAAAATCTGGTAACCAAGCTCGTCTATCATATGAAAGCGTTGAAAGCGAAAGTAAACGTTCATCTGGAGGTGACTCAAGCGAAGGCTCTAACACTAAACGGAAGCCAGTTCCGGCCTCACCTGTTAATCCGGGGGGTATTGGCGCTGCTCTGTTCGTTATGGGAAAAGGCTTTTCATCATTAGGATACCCAACGAGTGCTGTGTCACCGGCCAAAAAATCGCCTCCGATCAATACCTCTGAAAATTATGGCAAAAATGCCATGTCGACAGTTGATCACGGAACCACTGGATCTGGCAGAAGCAGTCCCAAATCTAGTGGTACACCGGGTAGTGTTACTTGGGGCAGAGGTGATACATCATTCATTATCCCCGATTATGCtggtgaagaagaaagcttaTCGGCGAGCATCGCTATGTCTTTGAAAGATTCTAGTAACGCTGCGATAGCcagaatgaaagaagaagaaatcctAAGAGGGCCTTCCCCTCGTGCCATTAGTCCGAATAGTGCTCAAATGTCGGAGCTTACCACGCctggaaatcgaaaatcttaCGGTCCTAACCTTGATTTCACCGAAGCAAGCGTGGTGTTCGATAAACCCCCCCAGCAAGTAGAGCAAGAGGATTCTGACTCAGATTCCGACTCCGGTCTTTTTAGTATACCTATACAAAAGACGCAGAAAGCTAAGGAGGGTGCTAGTGGAGATGACTCTTCTGGCATTTCCAAGCGACCAAGTTTGACTGTCAAAACCTCAAGGGCCAAAAAGGGCCTTTCCGTATCGTGGGGCTCACCTCAACAGGACagctcatcctcatccagTCTTCCAAAACCCcctgattttgaaaatcagcgtagagatgaaaatgagcGGACCATTGAAGAaactgaagaagaaaaacaagcAAAAGTACTCCGGAGACGATCTTTTGCTCGAACCGATACCTGGGCTCCCAGACCTCCTGAAGAGAACATTCTCCTCAACCTAGAAGACTTCTTTCCCAATCTCAATGTAGATGAGCCAGTAATGGACGAAGGTGTTGGTGGGTCCCCACCAGTTTCTCCTATTGCAGAACAAGACACAGTAGATTCAGCTGCAACTACGACACCTTCCATGTCTTCGCTATCAGTTACCGGATCTTCCATGCTTTCTACGCCTAGAACGAGCATGTATGGCGATGGAGATACGCTCGGATCAGACGAATCGACTCTAAAAGCACTCGAAAGACCAGGCTCCATGCAGAGTGTTGCGCAACGCAATATTCGTCGCTCTGGCGGCTTGGGCCGAATGAAGTCGATTCGTGAAGTGGCCAGAGGAGCCCACGAAGCAAATAAGCGTTATACTTCAGCAACTGTTGCTCCACAGAAGGGCGACAAGACTTCAAGCATGATCCAGCGTCGGAAAAGTACCAAGATGTTTGGTGCTAATATTGTTCAGATTAAACCTCAGCGTGGTAGCCTACTGATTCCTCAGGTCCCACAAGACACAATACCTAAACGACAAGCCACTTTCAGGTGGTTTAAAGGTCAACTAATTGGAAAGGGTACTTACGGACGTGTTTACCTGGGTATGAATGCTACAACTGGAGAGTTTTTGGCCGTGAAACAGGTTGAAGTCAACTCTAAAGCAGCTGGAAATGACAAGGAAAAAATTCGTGAGATGGTAGCAGCACTAGACCAAGAGATTGATACCATGCAACATCTTGATCATGCGAATATTGTTCAATATCTTGGTTGCGAAAGAGGCGAGATGTCTATTAGTATCTTTTTGGAATATATTTCTGGTGGTAGTGTAGGAGGTTGTCTTCGAAAGCACGGCAGATTTGAAGAGACAGTCGTCAGCTCGCTAACTCGCCAAACTCTCGATGGGTTAGCATATCTTCACCGAGAAGGTATTCTTCATCGTGATCTTAAAGCCGATAACATCCTACTCGATGTTGATGGAACGTGCAAGATTTCTGATTTTGGTATCTCAAAGAAATCGGACAATATCTATGGCAACGATGCATCCAACAATATGCAGGGATCCGTGTTTTGGATGGCCCCTGAGGTCGTTCGGTCACAAGGTGAGGGTTATTCGGCGAAGGTGGACATTTGGTCACTTGGCTGCGTTGTCCTAGAAATGTTGGGTGGTAAACGACCTTGGGCCAAAGAGGAAACTGTAGGCGCTATTTACAAACTGGGAAGTTTGAGTGAGGCACCGCCAATTCCAGATGATGTTGCCCAAGCCATTAGCCCTGGAACTTTAGGTTTCATGATGGACTGTTGGACTAT TATTCCAAGCGAACGACCAACAGCCGAAACTCTCCTTACCCAACATCCTTTCTGTGAATTGGATACTCACTACAACTTTCTGGACACAGAACTTTATGCTAAGATTCGCGGCACATATTAA